The region ATTTAAagagataaatttaaatttagtagtttagataaagtgggaactcatgagaattttttatttggtgagaattaatGAGAGTGCTCTATTTTATACGAATCAATGAGAGAGCTCTATTTTGTAGGAATCAATGAGAGGGCTcggttggtcctctcaattatataagtatatagatatagatatatagatTAGTCGTAatcccgcgcatttgcgcggctcaatttatatacaatttaaattataattatttttttcaaaaaataaattaataatttctaaaactaaaaattttaatgtgtaaacttataagaaaataaaaatataatttaataatttaaatgatgaattgtctctacattttatatttttaactatttttttatcaaaattttatctttatttcttCAATAATTTTCTTCTGATAATTTCATCAAAAACCAcatttatttttcactttttacatttaataggagtctaagttaaaaaatacacaaatttGTTAGTAAGAAACTAATTAATTGTAACACAGACTTGATAGGACTCtaattgaaaagtttgatttcaatactaaaaactaaacctataaatacaataattctaattaaatgtATTGTGACAGGCTTATAATTAATCTGCTTATAAAACTCTTTGTTGATCATATTAGGACCCAAAAAAAACACAGATAtgttatttattgaaatataaaaattagataaaaatacaaatctaaagtcttttaaaaatataaaatacactGCAAGTTGATTAAGGTTCCTTGATATTGGTCGAAGTATAGATACTAAACAACTGAAGACATAATCATGGTACAAATAGCTAAATGATAAAAACAATtgatttacaaaatataaattctgCAATAGATTTCATGAGTCCATCACTCCTTCTAACTCAGAAAATACAAACCTGCAGtatgaaaaacaattaataacaaCGTTGATCActtccttaaaaaaaacaacattaatGATCATCTAATAATATatacaataattataaaaaagaaaataaatacaatataataattcaacaaatTATTGCAAGGTATTATCAAAGCATCAATAGATCCTTAGAAAATTAAACTTACATTTGCTGCCTGCATATAAAATTGGGACGGCTTAAAATCCAAAGAGGAGAGTAAATAGATGATATTGATATAGGTTATGTTGATTATGAGTTTGATATAAATTAGAAGTCATACTTCGATGATATATATAGTGTATGTGCATAAGGAGTTTGGTATAGATTGAAAGTCATAcaaaaatattagttaaattaattaaattaaaatacgtattttaaaaatagtggGAACTAATGATATTGCtttatttggtgagaatgaatgagagagCTTCTTTTGGTGAGATTGAATGAGAGGGCTTCTTTTGGTGAGATTGAATaagagggctccgttggtcctctcaattatataagtatatagatagatagatatagatatagatatagattttaTTTGGAAGCCTGTAGCCCCTATGTATTTGATTTTGGTCTGATGCAgcatttcttttctttctattgtttatatttaaatctaaaaattatcCGAAAAAgagatattttttgtaatttatatttatttttctttaatttttttacttttaaatcaaTCCAACAATAGATTCTTTTGTTTTGCATCTTTAATAACTTTTCTTACTAAGTTTTACTTTTGAATTTGAGTAAAGGACCATCGAGTcttgaatttataaatcaagcttatataaattgaatttatgttattttcaaatttattgatttgtattctttaaaacaaaattaattatatctatttttgTATTATAAGAAAGCATgagaataattattaaaatattttcatttaatatattatactagttttaatatattttatttaatattttaatacctTTGATTCTAATTCTAgttttattttacatattttgagaaaatgtaaaagtaaatttaattaaatttattttaaaaattaataaaccaaATTATTAtagcaaattaaatttaattgagtAAATAGTCAATCAAATCTTTAAATTTGTGATTCAGGGTCAAACAATTGAGTTATTTGATCAATTAAGAATAATACTCTCTCTTTTTGTGggtgtttggttcaattttttggTGGAACTTTTagcttttacttttcaaaaagcTCCACTAAAATGTTTGGTGAGAATTTTCTAAAAGCTTTTTTGAGCTTTTTGAACCTCCAACAGCTGCTTTTTGAAAAGCTCCGTTGTGGAGCtttttgccaacagctgatagctttttcaatatttttaattatttaaacaaaacTACCCCTATTAAAATGTAttgttttttagtatatatatagttttttaaattatttttaaatactctaatcatttttaaattatctaatcttatttatttatattaacaaatctataacttaattattttttaaaataaatcataattttatcaaaaaatatatttaaataagtttaaactaacgttccatattataaaaaaataatttttaatatttttattgaatattatataatataatatatttataaattaataaataaaaataaaaattatgccctttacggtcattttatatataaacagcaaCAGCTAATCAAATCTCGCCAAACACGTATGGtctatcagctatcagctaCCAACCAACAGCTAACAGCTATCAGCAACAGCTAACAGCTAGCAGCAACAGCTAACAGCTAGCAGTTAtaagaaacagctgaaccaaacaggccTTTATGTCAATTAAGTATAATATTACATTATCAAGAAATTTAAGACTGAGATGATCCAAGTTTGTCGACCTGAAAATAGAGAGTATTGTTATTTGTTCTCTATAGACACAAAATAGAAAGTATTgtccttaattaattaaaagggttaattcttaaaaaaatcacgaacttcacacgaagtttcattttaatcatgaactttaaaagttatcatttaaaggcacgaactttcattttgtttcaaatctatcgccaaagtaaaatccggtgtattttatcgaaccaaaaattcctaatcctatatactctaactaaaagataataagatttaatgtcgatttataatttgggtcttttattaatggtttattgaagaatttagtcaacaaaaatacactgaaatgatagatttgaaacaaaatgaaagtttgtgcctttaaatggcaacttttaaaggtcatgattaaaatgaaacttcgtgtaaagttcgtaattttttaggaattaaccctaattaaaatGACCAAATATGGGTTATTTAACCTCTAATAAAAACTGCAGGGACCGGTTTGACTTTTTGCTCAATTATATTTGCTCGTTTTAATTTTTCCAGCTTCTTTGTAGCAGTCTACAACAGAAGCCTACATAATTACTGATTTCAATGGAAGCGTCGCACAGTAACTCTTCCGCCACCACCACCGCAACAGCCACCGCAAATAATCCAAATTCAAGTGATGATCCAATTTTGTCACCGTCTCCGGTGTGGCCAACAGTAGATGGACCTTTAGGTCTATCAGAGGAAGAATCATTAAATTACGCTGGCAGATTCTACAAGTTCGGATATGCATTATTGCCCTTGCTTTGGGCTGTTAATTGCTTCTACTTCTGGCCCGTTCTCCGCCATTCTCGCTCTTTCCCTCGGATTCGTCCCTGTAATTCActctctttttcttcattttcttcatgTGTactgtgaatttttttttggttaattgcAAATAATTTAGGGAAAGATGGGTTCTTTATTTTTTAGGAAATGGGTATTACtttctttttgttattttatttctaGATAGCAGTAGCACCTGCACTTCACTCAATCAGCGTGTCCCGTTTCACGATTTCTAAAGTCGACGGATTTTCCTCTTACTATAAATTTCCTTGTTGTCGATATTGacacaaaacttcattttttttacattgGGAACTTTAAAAGAACATTGTTTCACCATGTCCGTATTCAAGTGTCCCGTGTCTGTGTCCATGCTACCTAGTTCAATTTTGATTAGAGAGTAACTATTGTGTGGGGAAATCTAGAAATGAGTGAAATTCGGTTCGATTGAATTCTATTTAGTCAATATTCATGCTGGGGAAGTCATTAAGAATTCAACTGAGTTGAAGTTCTTGCTCATGATTCACTCCAAGCAAACTCACAATCTTTCTTTTATGAtggatttttaattagtaaactGTTGTTGTAAATTATGAGGGAAAACAATAGGTGAATTTTCTGAATCAGTCACAAAGTATAGTTGTAAAGTTTCTTCTGTGTAAAATTTCTTTTGAATGTGTGCAGCGTATTTCAAAGAGTCTTGCTAGTAAAGAAATTCTAGTCCTTGTCTTTACTGAATACACTTGAATGACAGATTGACATCTTTGTGTAGTAGAGCAGATCAAAAATCttacaaatttttatttgaattccTATGGTGCGACTCTTTTAGGTGTTTTTCTCTCTGTGGAAAGAGAATTTAGAAGGCCCTACGGAAATTGGCTCCTTTGTTAAATTTACTGAATGAGTATCAAAAAAAAGATTATCACGTTTTGGTTGTTGAAATATTCCTTATCCCTAAGCTGTCTTCCATGGCAAAGTTGGTGTCAGTATGAAATATTGCATATTTTGTTACTTCTCAGTATACATTAAATGACTACATTGGATGACCGACGTATGTGGCAGATGGTTCTTAACCGGAAGTATTGCTTGTTTATCACATTTTTTAAAGGATTGCAGAATGCCGTAAATGACGTCTGTGAAGCTACAGATGGACTTGCATGATAACAAGTATTTATACCTATATAAACTTCTCACTGAACACTGAAGCAACTAGATAATAAAGCTGTGTGTCTGACTACGGATGCCAAGTATAGAAGTTCAAAACCATTTACTGTTGGCTGCTATGTTTATTTCTAAGCAGGCGCCATATGCAGGATAGGATTTATTTACGTGTTTCTATCGATTCATTTTatgaatgaaattttttaatgaCCTGTTGAAaacttatatattaaataagataatTTATGAGTGTGTCACACAGCTACATTATCGGTTCTTCTTATGTAAGACCACTTTTCCTAGGCATGAATGACGTGCATTCTGAAAATGTTCTTATTGGTATATATGGTGGTA is a window of Mercurialis annua linkage group LG2, ddMerAnnu1.2, whole genome shotgun sequence DNA encoding:
- the LOC126667642 gene encoding probable gamma-secretase subunit PEN-2; translated protein: MEASHSNSSATTTATATANNPNSSDDPILSPSPVWPTVDGPLGLSEEESLNYAGRFYKFGYALLPLLWAVNCFYFWPVLRHSRSFPRIRPYVVRSAIGFTAFSVLLCSWAMTFAIGGEKLFGPVWDKLVMYNVADQLGLTGWI